ACCTGCCCGCCGACGTCCAGCCCGGCGACTATATCGAGATCGGCATGCTCGGCGCCTATGGCTGCGCGATGCGCACCGGCTTCAACGGCTTCACCGCCGGGGACCGGGTGATCATGGACGACGAGCCGATGGCGACGCTGTATGTCCGCGACGAAGAGGCCCGCGAGGCGGTTTCGTCGAACGTCATCAAGCTGTAAGGGCCTGACCACACAACAAGCGTCACCCCAGCGCAGGCTGGGGTCCATGTCTGTTGTCGCATGCGGTGCCACCGCCCGCTGAGAGAGACATGGCTGCCAGCCTCCGCTGGCATGACGGAAGATTTATACGAGGAACATCATGACCGACGCCCCCATCAACGACACGCGCAAGGCCGAGCTGCTCTCGACCGTGGTCGAGCATATCGACATCACCAGCTTCGACGCGCGCCCGATCATCGACGCGATGGGCAAGATGAGCTTCACCAGCCGCGACCTGGCCCGCGCCACCCGCATCTACAACGACATGCTGGCGGACCCCGACTGCACGGTCTTCCTGGTGATCGCGGGTTCGACCTCGGCCGGCGGCTGCATGGACGCCTATGCCGAGCTGCTGCGCAACAACATGGTCGACGCGGTCGTCGCGACCGGCGCCACCATCGTCGACATGGATTTCTTCGAGGGCCTCGGCCACAAGCATTATCAGGCGCTCGAAGTGCCCGACGACGACACGCTGCGCTCGCTCTACATCGACCGCATCTACGACACCTATATCGACGAGGAGCAGCTCCAGGACTGCGACTTCACGATCAACAAGATCGCGAACGCGCTGCCGCCGGGCCCCTATTCGAGCCGCGCCTTCATCCGTGAGATGGGCAAATATCTCGCCGAGCACGGCAAGAAGGAGAACAGCCTCGTCAAGCTCGCCTATGAGCATGACGTGCCGATCTTCTGCCCGGCCTTCGTCGACTCGTCGGCGGGCTTCGGCCTCGTCAAGCACCAGGTCGACTGCATGAAGGCTGGCCGGCCCTATA
The sequence above is drawn from the Rhizorhabdus dicambivorans genome and encodes:
- a CDS encoding 1,9-bis(guanidino)-5-aza-nonane synthase encodes the protein MTDAPINDTRKAELLSTVVEHIDITSFDARPIIDAMGKMSFTSRDLARATRIYNDMLADPDCTVFLVIAGSTSAGGCMDAYAELLRNNMVDAVVATGATIVDMDFFEGLGHKHYQALEVPDDDTLRSLYIDRIYDTYIDEEQLQDCDFTINKIANALPPGPYSSRAFIREMGKYLAEHGKKENSLVKLAYEHDVPIFCPAFVDSSAGFGLVKHQVDCMKAGRPYMMIDAVADFRELTDIKIKAGTSGLLMIGGGVPKNFIQDTVVCAEILGHEDVEVHKYAVQITVADVRDGACSSSTLQEAASWGKVNTGIEQMVFAEAGSVLPLLASDAYHRGHWKTRAKRAWGKLFA